A genomic window from Fusarium oxysporum Fo47 chromosome VIII, complete sequence includes:
- a CDS encoding Aldehyde/histidinol dehydrogenase — MLSLPFMAKLGKCFNVEDPRSYVDQFIKTLQAAFDKFYYVNPRVRALDIATLMYYETGKPVAKALSEVDYVLGFAWWFAGESERIRAAAITAGCSIVVKPLPKMPYSVSALADLALRAGLPAGVFNVITTCNTNTPVVSKRLCKHNLVRKVTFTGSTTVGSIVAKHCSKGPKKLTIELGGNCPFIVFNNGDLDQTISALMILKCSIHNAFVSKVVAATKDNIKVGHGVKKGTTIGPLTTQRGIDKLKKHIEDAPPNSSKGYFFEPIVISSITPNMLTTVEEIFSPLLGNSSCAESPFGGIKMSGYGKVAGKDVAIKEHLITKTGTLTMDSIPMV, encoded by the exons ATGctatctcttcctttcatG GCAAAGTTGGGCAAATGCTTTAATGTCGAAG ACCCTAGATCTT ATGTGGACCAGTTTATTAAGACTTTGCAAGCCGCCTTCGATAAGTTTTATTATGTGAATCCGCGTGTTAGGGCCTTA GATATTGCTACTCTAATGTACTACGAAACTGGCAAACCAGTGGCTAAGGCTCTTAGTGAGGTCGACTATGTGCTTGGCTTTGCCTGGTGGTTTGCTGGCGAGTCCGAGAGAATTAGAG CTGCAGCTATTACCGCAGGCTGCTCTATCGTGGTTAAGCCCTTACCTAAGATGCCTTATAGTGTTTCAGCGCTTGCTGACCTAGCTCTCCGGGCTGGCCTTCCTGCTGGTGTTTTCAACGTTATCACGACctgcaacaccaacacacCTGTAGTAAGTAAACGATTATGCAAGCATAATCTGGTCCGAAAAGTGACCTTTACTGGAAGCACAACAGTTGGCAGTATTGTAGCAAAGCATTGCAGTAAGGGTCCTAAGAAGCTCACGATAGAACTCGGCGGTAACTGCCCCTTCATTGTGTTTAATAACGGAGATTTAGATCAAACTATATCAGCACTTATGATTCTAAAGTG TAGTATCCACAATGCTTTCGTTTCAAAGGTAGTAGCAGCCACCAAAGACAATATCAAGGTCGGCCACGGCGTTAAGAAGGGCACGACTATAGGCCCCTTGACCACGCAGCGAGGCATTGATAAGCTCAAGAAGCATATCGAAGATGCT CCCCCTAACTCGTCCAAGGGTTACTTCTTTGAGCCTATAGTTATTTCTAGCATAACTCCTAATATGTTAACTACCGTCGAGGAAATCTTCAGTCCTCTCTTAG GGAATTCTTCGTGTGCCGAATCTCCTTTCGGCGGGATTAAAATGTCAGGCTATGGCAAGGTGGCTGGCAAGGATGTTGCTATTAAGGAACACCTTATCACCAAGACCGGAACGTTAACTATGGATAGTATACCTATGGTCTAA